One Salmo trutta chromosome 24, fSalTru1.1, whole genome shotgun sequence genomic region harbors:
- the LOC115160566 gene encoding mast cell protease 1A-like: MVVLGAHDLKKSCQNMQVSQCHRHPLHENITQISYDIMLLKLKTTARLTENVTVIGLPKEDEHIPASPKCSVAGWGKTNSNNKQGSDVLMEVATMFEDNSECKSVWQKYFDIKQMMCTRTTRGKGICQGDSGGPLICNNKAQGIVAFNYAERCDDSQYPHVYMKIPFFMPWIKEVLHGYGANMSLNKQE; encoded by the exons atggtGGTGCTTGGAGCCCATGACTTAAAGAAGAGTTGTCAAAATATGCAGGTGTCACAATGTCATCGGCATCCCTTACATGAGAATATAACGCAGATCAGTTATGACATCATGCTACTGAAG TTAAAGACCACAGCTCGTCTAACTGAGAATGTGACGGTCATTGGACTCCCAAAGGAGGATGAACATATCCCAGCATCCCCCAAATGCTCCGTAGCTGGTTGGGGCAAGACTAACTCAAACAACAAACAGGGTTCAGACGTTTTGATGGAAGTGGCAACGATGTTTGAGGATAACTCTGAATGCAAGAGCGTGTGGCAGAAATACTTTGACATAAAACAAATGATGTGCACTCGTACTACCAGAGGGAAAGGAATTTGTCAG GGAGATTCAGGGGGACCTCTTATTTGTAACAACAAGGCACAGGGTATTGTTGCTTTTAATTATGCTGAGAGATGTGATGATTCCCAATATCCTCATGTGTACATGAAAATCCCTTTCTTTATGCCCTGGATTAAAGAGGTGTTGCATGGATATGGTGCCAACATGTCTTTAAACAAGCAGGAATAA